A single genomic interval of Streptomyces graminofaciens harbors:
- a CDS encoding ATP-binding protein, producing the protein MPGGETDGRSGGTILLQRHFTRENLPQLRAQVEDTAASAGLGGVRLGEFTLAVSEIAANAVEHAGGHGRLELRQLQDELECRITDKGPGFVPAIPELLPGLTEDCPGRGLWLARLVTDRLTVTTHDAGAGAEVTLAMRLH; encoded by the coding sequence ATGCCGGGCGGGGAGACGGACGGCAGGAGCGGCGGGACAATCCTGCTGCAACGGCACTTCACCAGAGAGAACCTGCCCCAGCTGCGCGCCCAGGTCGAGGACACCGCGGCCTCGGCGGGACTGGGCGGGGTCCGGCTGGGCGAGTTCACGCTCGCCGTCAGCGAGATCGCCGCCAACGCCGTGGAGCACGCCGGCGGCCACGGCCGGCTGGAGCTGCGGCAGCTCCAGGACGAGCTGGAGTGCCGTATCACCGACAAGGGCCCCGGCTTCGTCCCCGCCATCCCCGAACTCCTCCCCGGCCTCACGGAGGACTGCCCCGGCCGCGGCCTGTGGCTCGCCCGGCTGGTCACCGACCGACTGACCGTCACCACGCACGACGCGGGCGCGGGGGCCGAGGTGACCCTGGCGATGCGACTGCACTGA
- a CDS encoding intradiol ring-cleavage dioxygenase, whose amino-acid sequence MTDNTEAQEGSSIGRRTVLIATGATAATLAVGAAATTEAPTADATAPVAAAAVCTLTKEMTEGPYYLDGQLVRTNIAEDKTGFPLRLALTVVDDDTCAPIPNALVEIWHADALGEYSGFVGNNGHSEPDNGTFLRGGVLTNSSGVANITSVYPGWYRGRCVHIHVKVHTGVTLTSDGSFTGGQELHTGQLFFNETITARVGALSPYSANTVTRTTLAQDSIYDEGGAASGLLTLTALGSSPSAGYTGTLTLGIEQG is encoded by the coding sequence ATGACAGACAACACGGAAGCTCAAGAAGGCAGTTCGATAGGGCGTCGCACGGTGCTGATCGCCACCGGCGCCACCGCAGCCACCCTGGCCGTGGGGGCCGCCGCCACGACCGAGGCCCCGACTGCCGACGCGACGGCCCCCGTGGCCGCCGCGGCCGTCTGCACTCTCACCAAGGAGATGACCGAAGGCCCCTACTACCTCGACGGACAGCTCGTCCGCACCAACATCGCCGAGGACAAGACCGGCTTCCCGCTCCGGCTCGCCCTCACCGTCGTCGACGACGACACCTGCGCCCCGATCCCGAACGCCCTGGTGGAGATCTGGCACGCCGACGCGCTCGGCGAGTACTCCGGGTTCGTCGGCAACAACGGCCACAGCGAACCCGACAACGGCACCTTCCTGCGCGGCGGCGTCCTCACCAACTCCAGCGGCGTCGCGAACATCACCTCGGTCTACCCAGGCTGGTACCGGGGCCGCTGCGTGCACATCCACGTCAAGGTGCACACCGGCGTCACACTCACCTCCGACGGCTCGTTCACCGGCGGCCAGGAGCTCCACACCGGCCAGCTGTTCTTCAACGAGACGATCACGGCGAGGGTCGGCGCCCTGTCCCCGTACTCGGCGAACACGGTCACCCGCACCACCCTCGCCCAGGACTCCATCTACGACGAGGGAGGCGCCGCGTCCGGCCTCCTGACGCTCACCGCGCTGGGCAGTTCCCCCTCCGCGGGCTACACCGGAACGCTGACGCTCGGCATCGAGCAGGGCTGA
- a CDS encoding extracellular solute-binding protein encodes MRHRARTVVAVAAAWGMVGLAGCGETTDSGAGDVTLTVVATNYGDSVHKNSEGFWDRVVLAFGTDNPGIDVDVKVYDPDEIDEKVAELVEKGDAPDIVQSDGYSEYAAKGLLYSAEDILSIPVQASFIPSLAEAGEMDREEYGLPFTASTRLMYYNKDLFARAGLKPPKSWAELLVAARVLKAQGVKYPIALPLGPEEAEAETLMWLLAGEGGYTDSTNSYDLASAANVRTLTWLKENLVGEGLTGPVAPGELNRSDAVKAFLDGDAAMVNGPLSLIRQIDDSSESVPYGSIPLPSRTGQETPTMGTADWVVAFKNDDHRKAIGQFLNFLYGDKYVTEQANEYELLPVTTPVADQMRADKDQRSQWSGLDTLQNLQLYPVAETNWSEVAAAIRKQIGKAVAPNGNPKTVLESIAQATQ; translated from the coding sequence GTGCGCCATAGGGCCCGGACGGTGGTGGCGGTCGCGGCCGCGTGGGGGATGGTCGGGCTTGCCGGGTGTGGTGAGACCACGGATTCGGGGGCGGGGGACGTCACCCTGACCGTCGTCGCGACGAACTACGGCGACAGCGTGCACAAGAACTCCGAGGGGTTCTGGGACCGGGTCGTCCTCGCCTTCGGCACCGACAACCCGGGCATCGACGTGGATGTGAAGGTCTACGACCCGGACGAGATCGACGAGAAGGTCGCCGAGCTGGTCGAGAAGGGCGACGCGCCGGACATCGTGCAGTCGGACGGCTACTCCGAGTACGCCGCGAAGGGCCTCCTCTACAGCGCGGAGGACATCCTGTCGATCCCGGTCCAGGCGTCCTTCATACCGAGCCTCGCGGAGGCCGGGGAGATGGACCGGGAGGAGTACGGGCTGCCGTTCACCGCGAGTACCCGGCTGATGTACTACAACAAGGATCTCTTTGCCCGGGCCGGTCTGAAGCCCCCGAAGTCCTGGGCGGAACTCCTCGTCGCCGCACGGGTGTTGAAGGCCCAGGGCGTGAAGTATCCGATCGCGCTGCCGCTCGGCCCGGAGGAGGCGGAGGCCGAGACGCTGATGTGGCTGCTGGCCGGCGAGGGCGGTTACACCGACTCCACGAACTCGTACGACCTCGCCTCCGCCGCCAATGTGAGGACGCTGACCTGGCTGAAGGAGAACCTGGTCGGGGAGGGGCTCACGGGCCCGGTGGCGCCCGGCGAGCTCAACCGGAGCGACGCGGTCAAGGCCTTTCTCGACGGTGACGCGGCCATGGTGAACGGCCCGCTCTCACTGATCCGGCAGATCGACGACTCCTCCGAGTCCGTGCCCTACGGCTCGATCCCGCTGCCCAGCCGCACCGGCCAGGAGACCCCGACCATGGGCACCGCCGACTGGGTCGTCGCCTTCAAGAACGACGACCACCGCAAGGCGATCGGCCAGTTCCTGAACTTCCTCTACGGCGACAAGTACGTGACCGAGCAGGCCAACGAGTACGAACTGCTCCCCGTCACCACCCCGGTCGCCGACCAGATGCGCGCCGACAAGGACCAACGCTCCCAGTGGAGCGGCCTGGACACCCTGCAGAATCTGCAGCTCTACCCGGTGGCCGAGACCAACTGGTCCGAGGTCGCCGCGGCGATCCGCAAGCAGATCGGCAAGGCGGTCGCCCCGAACGGCAACCCGAAGACGGTTCTCGAGTCGATCGCCCAGGCGACCCAGTGA
- a CDS encoding RrF2 family transcriptional regulator, translated as MRISARADYAVRAVLELAVRQGSGPVKAEAIAAEQEIPHKFLEGILGDLRRGGLVTSRRGGSGGYQLARDPGAISVADVIRAVDGPIVSVRGERPTGLTYSGSAEPLLPLWIALRANVRRILEGVTIADIAAGALPEPVKELAAEPAAWENP; from the coding sequence ATGAGGATCTCGGCGCGGGCGGATTACGCCGTGCGGGCAGTGCTTGAGCTGGCCGTACGGCAGGGCAGTGGGCCGGTGAAGGCGGAGGCCATCGCGGCTGAGCAGGAGATTCCGCACAAGTTTTTGGAGGGGATCCTCGGCGACCTCAGGCGTGGCGGGCTCGTCACCAGCCGACGGGGCGGCAGCGGTGGCTACCAGCTCGCCCGGGACCCTGGCGCGATCTCCGTCGCCGATGTCATCCGGGCGGTCGACGGGCCCATCGTGTCGGTGCGCGGAGAGCGCCCCACCGGCCTGACCTACTCCGGCTCCGCCGAGCCGCTGCTGCCGCTGTGGATCGCCCTGCGCGCCAACGTCCGTCGCATCCTGGAGGGCGTCACGATCGCGGACATCGCGGCCGGCGCCCTCCCCGAGCCGGTGAAGGAACTGGCGGCGGAGCCGGCGGCCTGGGAGAACCCGTAG
- a CDS encoding alpha-N-arabinofuranosidase, translating to MSRTARFTLDPAFTIGEVNPRLFGSFVEHLGRCVYTGVFEPGHPTADEAGLRTDVLDLVRELGVTTIRYPGGNFVSGYKWEDSVGPVEDRPRRLDLAWRSTETNRFGLSEYIAFLKKIGPQAEPMMALNLGTRGVAEALELQEYANHPAGTALSDLRAARGDKDPFGINLWCLGNEMDGPWQTGHKTAQEYGRIAAETARAMRQIDPGIELVACGSSSQSMPTFAEWEATVLAETYDLVDYISLHAYYQPEDGDVDSFLASAVDMESFIENVVATCDHVGARLKSKKKINLSFDEWNVWYISEWHAIENSGARDWAEAPRLLEDNYSVTDAVVFGSLLIALLRHADRVTVACLAQLVNVIAPIMTEPGGPAWRQTTFFPFAQASRYGRGQVLDVRVDSPTYETKKYGEADLLHATAVRAEDGSVTVFAVNRSRTEALPLEVALGGLDLTSVVEHCVLADADPDARNTLDEPERVAPHAAEGTALRDGVLTAVLEPLSWNVIRLG from the coding sequence ATGTCCCGCACCGCCAGGTTCACGCTCGACCCTGCCTTCACCATCGGCGAGGTCAACCCCCGACTCTTCGGCTCCTTCGTCGAGCACCTCGGACGCTGTGTCTACACGGGGGTGTTCGAGCCTGGCCATCCCACGGCCGACGAGGCGGGCCTGCGCACCGATGTGCTGGACCTCGTCCGCGAACTGGGCGTCACCACGATCCGCTACCCAGGCGGCAACTTCGTCTCCGGCTACAAGTGGGAGGACTCCGTCGGCCCCGTCGAGGACCGCCCCCGCCGCCTCGACCTCGCCTGGCGCTCCACCGAGACCAACCGCTTCGGCCTCTCCGAGTACATCGCCTTCCTGAAGAAGATCGGCCCCCAGGCCGAGCCCATGATGGCCCTCAACCTCGGCACCCGGGGCGTCGCCGAGGCCCTCGAACTCCAGGAGTACGCCAACCACCCCGCCGGCACCGCCCTGTCCGACCTCCGTGCCGCCCGCGGCGACAAGGACCCCTTCGGCATCAACCTCTGGTGCCTGGGCAACGAGATGGACGGCCCCTGGCAGACGGGGCACAAGACCGCCCAGGAGTACGGCCGGATCGCCGCCGAGACGGCCCGCGCGATGCGCCAGATCGACCCGGGCATCGAACTCGTCGCCTGCGGCTCCTCCAGCCAGTCCATGCCGACCTTCGCCGAGTGGGAGGCGACGGTCCTGGCGGAGACGTACGACCTCGTCGACTACATCTCCCTGCACGCCTACTACCAGCCCGAGGACGGCGACGTCGACTCCTTCCTGGCCTCCGCCGTCGACATGGAGTCCTTCATCGAGAACGTGGTCGCCACCTGTGATCACGTGGGCGCCAGGCTGAAGTCCAAGAAGAAGATCAACCTCTCCTTCGACGAGTGGAACGTCTGGTACATCTCGGAGTGGCACGCGATCGAGAACTCCGGCGCGCGGGACTGGGCGGAGGCCCCCCGCCTGCTGGAGGACAATTACAGCGTCACCGACGCCGTCGTCTTCGGCTCGCTCCTCATCGCCCTGCTGCGGCACGCCGACCGCGTCACCGTCGCCTGTCTCGCCCAGTTGGTCAACGTGATCGCCCCGATCATGACCGAGCCGGGCGGCCCGGCGTGGCGCCAGACGACGTTCTTCCCGTTCGCCCAGGCCTCCCGCTACGGCCGCGGCCAGGTCCTCGACGTCCGGGTCGACTCGCCGACGTACGAGACGAAGAAGTACGGCGAGGCGGACCTGCTGCACGCCACCGCCGTGCGCGCCGAGGACGGCTCGGTCACCGTCTTCGCGGTCAACCGAAGCCGGACCGAGGCACTGCCGCTCGAAGTCGCCCTCGGCGGGCTGGACCTGACGTCGGTCGTCGAGCACTGCGTGCTGGCGGACGCCGACCCGGACGCCCGCAACACCCTCGACGAGCCCGAGCGGGTCGCCCCGCACGCGGCCGAGGGCACCGCGCTCCGGGACGGCGTCCTGACCGCCGTACTGGAGCCGCTGTCCTGGAACGTGATCCGGCTCGGCTGA